One Setaria viridis chromosome 3, Setaria_viridis_v4.0, whole genome shotgun sequence DNA window includes the following coding sequences:
- the LOC117847780 gene encoding cysteine-tryptophan domain-containing zinc finger protein 5 isoform X1, with protein MLGRRGGMGYEEGELELEEGEAALGGADGYGNGELVDPDALTYIDKKIQNLLGHFCKKFEGAITPENLGSLYGGHGSFLPAHPHSPLAFPQCRIPADPPNHSSASRSPYLPTETAQKNHFIKTELDSSRKNDYYQISDECNGSLSQQMLNGAVNGSEQKALKIRIKVNNNGSLARNTAAIYSGLGLDISPSSSTEDNLDGTDGAPVPEVLPDESPHTIFEIMTCHFIPGGHLLSPLTGNVLELRQKPKAMVKHEAPEFHDDKAELHRDRGHTTSATPDINDKSAKEIKSDEKKDRVPNFKSSKCRVNKPSAVNKGTKPQLQYVSHDTASNFLPTIIKTQHSVEESENFTGEISSDQMQGLKKGPLKGHISDKNKDSKKKPSLDHGFSCKISYDSEEYNNQPSTSSSHLKDIPSKTSLLERDKEKVVHIKEELSQYKSKEIGSLFSAESMNIMTGNVHRNSSGLIKGKKKIKFKAQKQLNEDRDRKSCGEDEAYALGHRIDLAKSYPEDKSVKIEKKTISSGETGNQAEVGNGGDLKIYPLFDNKSDPLPLVCRNGTTESSTALTTPAPIVINEQWVCCDKCENWRLLPYGMNPDILPKKWRCSMQSWLPGMNSCKITEDETTRALRALYMVPAPENNIKDGGHVNATSGIGAATASTLKGNMQSISTSGKLKGSHDGANVANTSDLADMSKPSKKPHAPSSRKPEGVDCFPKLKEKRKIEELSDKGEFVEKDQSHQMRSSVGVDHDNLRASKKMKKESKHQPFEYEISKCSPPANLTLKNMQKRRHISPSSGKHSHGENKGFSDGVIKTSDTENSGLSDLSIKKRKLKQRQSSQHDLDLGHSNTDINAKQNITETNVVKKKPRPELKLSKTGRTAAHSKGTDAGTDDDRISAHNECVSEQRQENTRLQYPLLSESSTRWNVCHAPTSTAATSSSSKVSNSHKCKADFQETRTSPVGSVSSSPLRTSDMDRHRIYSQSIAENVHSQESGKKSSSCSNRNYDLGSDPNQAKSHVSGFLNRGTGHHIKNDKDLLRDKQDLTNACLINKGSGLSIKNVQLNPEHKVNTDALPLHDNRGHKQPTGRQNEKTLPHFDSNLSDEANLTYGNVKPDKGNIPHNDLKINSSTVKGSKQQQSLNNASNGDASYKAKQIEKSVVENLETRKQVTLGGDASDVTNASVLLKEARDLKHLSKRLKAKGDDFESTSMCFEAGLKFLHVASIWEDPPVDSSKQGDSVQAMKLYSQTGNLCGFCASEFERLKKAANAALAYKCVEVAYMKAAFFKHPGAMKDRHALQAASLMVPPAESPSSSASDIDNLNNQSTVAKAVSARGVYSPQIASNPISRNNHHLMGLLSYADDMNSAFEGTRKSQNSFSAYLSGIGKNKVNGALVKKVLDFSFRDVKGLLQLIRHSLESINHE; from the exons TTGG GTTCGCTATATGGGGGCCATGGTTCATTCTTGCCAGCACACCCACATTCCCCTTTGGCCTTTCCTCAATGTAGGATTCCTGCAGATCCACCAAACCATAGCAGTGCCTCTAGATCACCATATTTGCCAACAGAG ACTGCGCAAAAGAACCATTTTATTAAGACCGAATTAGACAGCAGCAGGAAAAATGACTactatcaaatatccgatgaaTGCAATGGTAGTCTCTCACAGCAGATGTTAAATGGAGCAGTCAATGGTTCTGAGCAGAAAGCACTGAAAATACGTATCAAGGTGAATAACAATGGAAGTTTGGCAAGAAATACTGCTGCTATATACAGTGGCTTGGGCCTTGACATTTCCCCGTCATCATCCACGGAAGACAACCTAGATGGGACTGATGGGGCTCCGGTGCCTGAAGTTTTGCCTGATGAATCTCCACATACCATTTTTGAG ATAATGACCTGCCATTTTATTCCTGGAGGACACTTGCTCTCACCCCTCACAGGAAATGTTCTAGAACTGAGACAAAAGCCAAAAGCTATGGTAAAACACGAAGCACCAGAATTTCATGATGATAAAGCAGAATTGCATAGAGATCGGGGCCATACAACCTCTGCTACGCCGGATATCAATGATAAGAGTGCCAAGGAAATCAAGTCTGATGAAAAGAAAGACAGGGTTCCCAATTTCAAGAGTTCAAAATGCAGAGTTAACAAACCATCTGCTGTGAATAAGGGAACTAAGCCTCAGTTACAGTATGTTTCACATGATACTGCTTCAAACTTCTTACCTACAATCATAAAGACACAACATTCAGTCGAGGAGTCTGAAAATTTTACGGGTGAGATTTCATCAGATCAAATGCAGGGATTAAAAAAGGGTCCATTAAAAGGACACATTAGTGACAAGAACAAAGACAGTAAGAAAAAACCTTCACTTGATCATGGATTTTCATGTAAAATCAGTTATGATTCTGAAGAGTACAACAATCAACCTTCTACCAGTTCTAGTCACCTTAAAGACATTCCTAGCAAAACTTCGTTGCTGGAGAGGGACAAAGAAAAAGTAGTGCATATAAAAGAGGAACTATCTCAGTACAAAAGCAAGGAAATCGGAAGCCTCTTTAGTGCAGAATCCATGAATATCATGACAGGAAATGTTCATAGAAATTCTTCAGGACTGAtaaaagggaagaagaagattaaGTTCAAGGCACAGAAACAATTGAATGAAGACAGAGACAGAAAATCTTGTGGTGAAGATGAGGCTTATGCTTTAGGCCATAGAATTGATTTGGCTAAATCATATCCAGAAGATAAGAGTGTGAAGATTGAGAAAAAGACCATTTCATCTGGGGAGACTGGCAACCAGGCAGAAGTTGGAAATGGTGGTGACCTCAAGATCTATCCCTTGTTTGATAACAAATCAGATCCTTTGCCATTAGTATGTAGGAATGGGACTACAGAATCATCCACAGCCCTGACTACTCCAGCACCTATTGTAATAAATGAACAATGGGTGTGCTGTGACAAGTGCGAGAATTGGCGCCTTTTACCCTATGGGATGAATCCAGATATACTTCCCAAAAAATGGCGGTGTAGCATGCAGAGTTGGCT GCCTGGAATGAATAGCTGCAAAATAACTGAAGATGAGACCACAAGAGCCCTTCGTGCTCTTTATATGGTTCCTGCACCTGAAAATAACATTAAGGATGGTGGCCATGTTAATGCAACGTCAGGCATAGGCGCAGCTACTGCTTCAACTTTGAAGGGAAATATGCAGTCCATCAGTACATCAGGGAAGTTGAAAGGTTCCCATGATGGAGCCAATGTGGCAAATACTTCTGACTTGGCTGATATGTCAAAGCCCTCAAAGAAGCCACATGCTCCTTCCAGTAGAAAACCTGAGGGTGTTGATTGCTTCCCTAAACTCAAGGAAAAACGGAAGATAGAAGAATTATCAGATAAAG GAGAATTTGTTGAAAAAGATCAGTCACATCAAATGAGGAGCAGTGTAGGGGTTGATCATGATAACCTGAGAGCATCAAAGAAAATGAAGAAAGAATCCAAGCATCAGCCCTTTGAGTATGAGATAAGCAAATGTAGTCCTCCTGCCAATTTGACTCTAAAAAACATGCAGAAGCGTAGACATATTTCACCTTCATCAGGTAAACATTCTCATGGTGAAAATAAAGGTTTTTCAGATGGGGTCATTAAAACGTCCGATACAGAAAATTCTGGTCTTTCAGACTTATCTATTAAGAAGAGAAAATTGAAACAAAGGCAGTCAAGCCAGCATGATCTTGACCTGGGGCATAGTAATACCGACATAAATGCAAAGCAAAATATTACTGAAACTAATGTTGTGAAGAAAAAGCCCAGGCCAGAACTGAAGTTGTCAAAGACAGGTAGGACAGCCGCCCATTCTAAAGGCACAGATGCTGGAACTGATGATGATAGAATATCTGCTCACAATGAGTGTGTAAGTGAACAACGTCAAGAAAATACCCGTTTGCAGTATCCATTGCTCTCTGAAAGCTCCACAAGGTGGAATGTCTGTCATGCACCAACGTCTACGGCTGCCACTTCGAGTTCATCCAAGGTGTCTAACTCCCACAAGTGTAAAGCTGATTTTCAGGAAACAAGGACCTCTCCTGTAGGGTCAGTTTCTTCCTCACCCTTGAGAACTTCTGATATGGATCGACATAGAATCTATTCACAGTCAATTGCAGAAAATGTGCATTCTCAGGAGTCAGGGAAGAAAAGTTCTTCATGCTCCAACAGAAACTATGATCTTGGGTCTGATCCTAATCAAGCTAAGTCTCATGTTTCTGGTTTCCTTAACAGAGGCACAGGCCATCATATTAAGAATGATAAGGACTTGCTGAGAGATAAACAAGACTTGACGAATGCATGCCTCATAAACAAGGGTTCTGGGCTCAGTATTAAAAATGTCCAGTTAAATCCTGAACATAAAGTTAACACAGATGCCCTGCCATTACATGACAACCGTGGTCACAAGCAACCAACAGGCAGACAGAATGAGAAAACACTGCCGCATTTTGATTCAAACCTAAGTGACGAAGCAAACTTGACTTATGGGAATGTTAAGCCTGATAAAGGGAATATACCACATAATGACCTGAAAATAAATTCATCTACAGTCAAAGGAAGCAAGCAGCAGCAATCATTAAACAACGCATCAAATGGTGATGCCTCTTACAAGGCAAAGCAAATAGAGAAGTCTGTTGTTGAAAATTTGGAAACTAGGAAGCAAGTAACTCTGGGTGGCGATGCTTCAGATGTAACAAATGCATCTGTTCTACTGAAAGAAGCTCGAGATTTGAAGCACTTGTCTAAACGCCTGAAG GCAAAAGGGGATGACTTTGAGAGTACAAGCATGTGCTTTGAGGCGGGTCTGAAATTTCTCCATGTTGCTTCTATATGGGAGGATCCACCTGTTGATAGCTCCAAGCAAGGGGATTCTGTACAAGCTATGAAACTATATTCTCAAACAGGAAACCTTTGTGG ATTCTGCGCTTCAGAATTTGAGCGACTTAAGAAAGCGGCGAATGCTGCATTGGCATATAAATGTGTGGAAGTGGCGTATATGAAGGCTGCATTCTTTAAACATCCAGGTGCAATGAAAGATAGACATGCATTGCAGGCAGCATCTTTGATGGTTCCTCCAG cTGAGTCTCCATCATCTTCTGCTTCAGATATTGATAACTTAAATAACCAGAGCACAGTTGCTAAGGCTGTTTCTGCAAGGGGTGTATATTCTCCTCAGATTGCTAGCAATCCCATATCTCGGAACAATCATCACTTGATGGGATTGCTTTCTTAT gcAGATGACATGAATAGTGCATTTGAGGGAACCAGAAAATCACAAAATTCATTTTCTGCTTATCTTTCTGGTATTGGAAAGAATAAGGTGAACGGTGCTCTTGTGAAGAAAGTACTTGATTTCAGTTTTCGTGATGTCAAGGGATTGCTGCAACTAATTCGTCAttcattggagtctatcaaccaTGAATGA
- the LOC117847780 gene encoding cysteine-tryptophan domain-containing zinc finger protein 5 isoform X2 produces MLGRRGGMGYEEGELELEEGEAALGGADGYGNGELVDPDALTYIDKKIQNLLGHFCKKFEGAITPENLAHPHSPLAFPQCRIPADPPNHSSASRSPYLPTETAQKNHFIKTELDSSRKNDYYQISDECNGSLSQQMLNGAVNGSEQKALKIRIKVNNNGSLARNTAAIYSGLGLDISPSSSTEDNLDGTDGAPVPEVLPDESPHTIFEIMTCHFIPGGHLLSPLTGNVLELRQKPKAMVKHEAPEFHDDKAELHRDRGHTTSATPDINDKSAKEIKSDEKKDRVPNFKSSKCRVNKPSAVNKGTKPQLQYVSHDTASNFLPTIIKTQHSVEESENFTGEISSDQMQGLKKGPLKGHISDKNKDSKKKPSLDHGFSCKISYDSEEYNNQPSTSSSHLKDIPSKTSLLERDKEKVVHIKEELSQYKSKEIGSLFSAESMNIMTGNVHRNSSGLIKGKKKIKFKAQKQLNEDRDRKSCGEDEAYALGHRIDLAKSYPEDKSVKIEKKTISSGETGNQAEVGNGGDLKIYPLFDNKSDPLPLVCRNGTTESSTALTTPAPIVINEQWVCCDKCENWRLLPYGMNPDILPKKWRCSMQSWLPGMNSCKITEDETTRALRALYMVPAPENNIKDGGHVNATSGIGAATASTLKGNMQSISTSGKLKGSHDGANVANTSDLADMSKPSKKPHAPSSRKPEGVDCFPKLKEKRKIEELSDKGEFVEKDQSHQMRSSVGVDHDNLRASKKMKKESKHQPFEYEISKCSPPANLTLKNMQKRRHISPSSGKHSHGENKGFSDGVIKTSDTENSGLSDLSIKKRKLKQRQSSQHDLDLGHSNTDINAKQNITETNVVKKKPRPELKLSKTGRTAAHSKGTDAGTDDDRISAHNECVSEQRQENTRLQYPLLSESSTRWNVCHAPTSTAATSSSSKVSNSHKCKADFQETRTSPVGSVSSSPLRTSDMDRHRIYSQSIAENVHSQESGKKSSSCSNRNYDLGSDPNQAKSHVSGFLNRGTGHHIKNDKDLLRDKQDLTNACLINKGSGLSIKNVQLNPEHKVNTDALPLHDNRGHKQPTGRQNEKTLPHFDSNLSDEANLTYGNVKPDKGNIPHNDLKINSSTVKGSKQQQSLNNASNGDASYKAKQIEKSVVENLETRKQVTLGGDASDVTNASVLLKEARDLKHLSKRLKAKGDDFESTSMCFEAGLKFLHVASIWEDPPVDSSKQGDSVQAMKLYSQTGNLCGFCASEFERLKKAANAALAYKCVEVAYMKAAFFKHPGAMKDRHALQAASLMVPPAESPSSSASDIDNLNNQSTVAKAVSARGVYSPQIASNPISRNNHHLMGLLSYADDMNSAFEGTRKSQNSFSAYLSGIGKNKVNGALVKKVLDFSFRDVKGLLQLIRHSLESINHE; encoded by the exons TTGG CACACCCACATTCCCCTTTGGCCTTTCCTCAATGTAGGATTCCTGCAGATCCACCAAACCATAGCAGTGCCTCTAGATCACCATATTTGCCAACAGAG ACTGCGCAAAAGAACCATTTTATTAAGACCGAATTAGACAGCAGCAGGAAAAATGACTactatcaaatatccgatgaaTGCAATGGTAGTCTCTCACAGCAGATGTTAAATGGAGCAGTCAATGGTTCTGAGCAGAAAGCACTGAAAATACGTATCAAGGTGAATAACAATGGAAGTTTGGCAAGAAATACTGCTGCTATATACAGTGGCTTGGGCCTTGACATTTCCCCGTCATCATCCACGGAAGACAACCTAGATGGGACTGATGGGGCTCCGGTGCCTGAAGTTTTGCCTGATGAATCTCCACATACCATTTTTGAG ATAATGACCTGCCATTTTATTCCTGGAGGACACTTGCTCTCACCCCTCACAGGAAATGTTCTAGAACTGAGACAAAAGCCAAAAGCTATGGTAAAACACGAAGCACCAGAATTTCATGATGATAAAGCAGAATTGCATAGAGATCGGGGCCATACAACCTCTGCTACGCCGGATATCAATGATAAGAGTGCCAAGGAAATCAAGTCTGATGAAAAGAAAGACAGGGTTCCCAATTTCAAGAGTTCAAAATGCAGAGTTAACAAACCATCTGCTGTGAATAAGGGAACTAAGCCTCAGTTACAGTATGTTTCACATGATACTGCTTCAAACTTCTTACCTACAATCATAAAGACACAACATTCAGTCGAGGAGTCTGAAAATTTTACGGGTGAGATTTCATCAGATCAAATGCAGGGATTAAAAAAGGGTCCATTAAAAGGACACATTAGTGACAAGAACAAAGACAGTAAGAAAAAACCTTCACTTGATCATGGATTTTCATGTAAAATCAGTTATGATTCTGAAGAGTACAACAATCAACCTTCTACCAGTTCTAGTCACCTTAAAGACATTCCTAGCAAAACTTCGTTGCTGGAGAGGGACAAAGAAAAAGTAGTGCATATAAAAGAGGAACTATCTCAGTACAAAAGCAAGGAAATCGGAAGCCTCTTTAGTGCAGAATCCATGAATATCATGACAGGAAATGTTCATAGAAATTCTTCAGGACTGAtaaaagggaagaagaagattaaGTTCAAGGCACAGAAACAATTGAATGAAGACAGAGACAGAAAATCTTGTGGTGAAGATGAGGCTTATGCTTTAGGCCATAGAATTGATTTGGCTAAATCATATCCAGAAGATAAGAGTGTGAAGATTGAGAAAAAGACCATTTCATCTGGGGAGACTGGCAACCAGGCAGAAGTTGGAAATGGTGGTGACCTCAAGATCTATCCCTTGTTTGATAACAAATCAGATCCTTTGCCATTAGTATGTAGGAATGGGACTACAGAATCATCCACAGCCCTGACTACTCCAGCACCTATTGTAATAAATGAACAATGGGTGTGCTGTGACAAGTGCGAGAATTGGCGCCTTTTACCCTATGGGATGAATCCAGATATACTTCCCAAAAAATGGCGGTGTAGCATGCAGAGTTGGCT GCCTGGAATGAATAGCTGCAAAATAACTGAAGATGAGACCACAAGAGCCCTTCGTGCTCTTTATATGGTTCCTGCACCTGAAAATAACATTAAGGATGGTGGCCATGTTAATGCAACGTCAGGCATAGGCGCAGCTACTGCTTCAACTTTGAAGGGAAATATGCAGTCCATCAGTACATCAGGGAAGTTGAAAGGTTCCCATGATGGAGCCAATGTGGCAAATACTTCTGACTTGGCTGATATGTCAAAGCCCTCAAAGAAGCCACATGCTCCTTCCAGTAGAAAACCTGAGGGTGTTGATTGCTTCCCTAAACTCAAGGAAAAACGGAAGATAGAAGAATTATCAGATAAAG GAGAATTTGTTGAAAAAGATCAGTCACATCAAATGAGGAGCAGTGTAGGGGTTGATCATGATAACCTGAGAGCATCAAAGAAAATGAAGAAAGAATCCAAGCATCAGCCCTTTGAGTATGAGATAAGCAAATGTAGTCCTCCTGCCAATTTGACTCTAAAAAACATGCAGAAGCGTAGACATATTTCACCTTCATCAGGTAAACATTCTCATGGTGAAAATAAAGGTTTTTCAGATGGGGTCATTAAAACGTCCGATACAGAAAATTCTGGTCTTTCAGACTTATCTATTAAGAAGAGAAAATTGAAACAAAGGCAGTCAAGCCAGCATGATCTTGACCTGGGGCATAGTAATACCGACATAAATGCAAAGCAAAATATTACTGAAACTAATGTTGTGAAGAAAAAGCCCAGGCCAGAACTGAAGTTGTCAAAGACAGGTAGGACAGCCGCCCATTCTAAAGGCACAGATGCTGGAACTGATGATGATAGAATATCTGCTCACAATGAGTGTGTAAGTGAACAACGTCAAGAAAATACCCGTTTGCAGTATCCATTGCTCTCTGAAAGCTCCACAAGGTGGAATGTCTGTCATGCACCAACGTCTACGGCTGCCACTTCGAGTTCATCCAAGGTGTCTAACTCCCACAAGTGTAAAGCTGATTTTCAGGAAACAAGGACCTCTCCTGTAGGGTCAGTTTCTTCCTCACCCTTGAGAACTTCTGATATGGATCGACATAGAATCTATTCACAGTCAATTGCAGAAAATGTGCATTCTCAGGAGTCAGGGAAGAAAAGTTCTTCATGCTCCAACAGAAACTATGATCTTGGGTCTGATCCTAATCAAGCTAAGTCTCATGTTTCTGGTTTCCTTAACAGAGGCACAGGCCATCATATTAAGAATGATAAGGACTTGCTGAGAGATAAACAAGACTTGACGAATGCATGCCTCATAAACAAGGGTTCTGGGCTCAGTATTAAAAATGTCCAGTTAAATCCTGAACATAAAGTTAACACAGATGCCCTGCCATTACATGACAACCGTGGTCACAAGCAACCAACAGGCAGACAGAATGAGAAAACACTGCCGCATTTTGATTCAAACCTAAGTGACGAAGCAAACTTGACTTATGGGAATGTTAAGCCTGATAAAGGGAATATACCACATAATGACCTGAAAATAAATTCATCTACAGTCAAAGGAAGCAAGCAGCAGCAATCATTAAACAACGCATCAAATGGTGATGCCTCTTACAAGGCAAAGCAAATAGAGAAGTCTGTTGTTGAAAATTTGGAAACTAGGAAGCAAGTAACTCTGGGTGGCGATGCTTCAGATGTAACAAATGCATCTGTTCTACTGAAAGAAGCTCGAGATTTGAAGCACTTGTCTAAACGCCTGAAG GCAAAAGGGGATGACTTTGAGAGTACAAGCATGTGCTTTGAGGCGGGTCTGAAATTTCTCCATGTTGCTTCTATATGGGAGGATCCACCTGTTGATAGCTCCAAGCAAGGGGATTCTGTACAAGCTATGAAACTATATTCTCAAACAGGAAACCTTTGTGG ATTCTGCGCTTCAGAATTTGAGCGACTTAAGAAAGCGGCGAATGCTGCATTGGCATATAAATGTGTGGAAGTGGCGTATATGAAGGCTGCATTCTTTAAACATCCAGGTGCAATGAAAGATAGACATGCATTGCAGGCAGCATCTTTGATGGTTCCTCCAG cTGAGTCTCCATCATCTTCTGCTTCAGATATTGATAACTTAAATAACCAGAGCACAGTTGCTAAGGCTGTTTCTGCAAGGGGTGTATATTCTCCTCAGATTGCTAGCAATCCCATATCTCGGAACAATCATCACTTGATGGGATTGCTTTCTTAT gcAGATGACATGAATAGTGCATTTGAGGGAACCAGAAAATCACAAAATTCATTTTCTGCTTATCTTTCTGGTATTGGAAAGAATAAGGTGAACGGTGCTCTTGTGAAGAAAGTACTTGATTTCAGTTTTCGTGATGTCAAGGGATTGCTGCAACTAATTCGTCAttcattggagtctatcaaccaTGAATGA